The following are encoded in a window of Heteronotia binoei isolate CCM8104 ecotype False Entrance Well chromosome 9, APGP_CSIRO_Hbin_v1, whole genome shotgun sequence genomic DNA:
- the UBE2D3 gene encoding ubiquitin-conjugating enzyme E2 D3 isoform X1, with product MALKRINKELSDLARDPPAQCSAGPVGDDMFHWQATIMGPNDSPYQGGVFFLTIHFPTDYPFKPPKVAFTTRIYHPNINSNGSICLDILRSQWSPALTISKVLLSICSLLCDPNPDDPLVPEIARIYKTDRDKYNRLAREWTEKYAML from the exons GAACTTAGTGACTTGGCTCGTGACCCACCAGCACAGTGTTCTGCAGGCCCAGTTGGAGATGACA TGTTTCATTGGCAAGCCACAATTATGGGGCCT AATGACAGTCCATATCAAGGCGGTGTTTTCTTCCTGACAATTCACTTTCCTACAGACTACCCTTTCAAACCACCTAAG GTTGCATTTACAACAAGAATTTATCATCCAAATATTAACAGTAATGGCAGCATTTGTCTCGACATTCTAAGGTCACAGTGGTCTCCTGCTCTAACTATTTCTAAAG TTCTCTTATCCATTTGTTCACTGCTATGTGATCCCAATCCAGATGATCCCCTAGTGCCAGAGATTGCACGTATCTATAAAACAGACAGAGACAA GTACAATAGGTTAGCAAGAGAGTGGACAGAGAAATACGCTATGCTGTAG
- the UBE2D3 gene encoding ubiquitin-conjugating enzyme E2 D3 isoform X2, with translation MALKRINKELSDLARDPPAQCSAGPVGDDMFHWQATIMGPNDSPYQGGVFFLTIHFPTDYPFKPPKVAFTTRIYHPNINSNGSICLDILRSQWSPALTISKVLLSICSLLCDPNPDDPLVPEIARIYKTDRDKYNRISREWTQKYAM, from the exons GAACTTAGTGACTTGGCTCGTGACCCACCAGCACAGTGTTCTGCAGGCCCAGTTGGAGATGACA TGTTTCATTGGCAAGCCACAATTATGGGGCCT AATGACAGTCCATATCAAGGCGGTGTTTTCTTCCTGACAATTCACTTTCCTACAGACTACCCTTTCAAACCACCTAAG GTTGCATTTACAACAAGAATTTATCATCCAAATATTAACAGTAATGGCAGCATTTGTCTCGACATTCTAAGGTCACAGTGGTCTCCTGCTCTAACTATTTCTAAAG TTCTCTTATCCATTTGTTCACTGCTATGTGATCCCAATCCAGATGATCCCCTAGTGCCAGAGATTGCACGTATCTATAAAACAGACAGAGACAA GTACAACAGAATATCTCGGGAATGGACTCAGAAGTATGCCATGTGA